A genomic window from Winogradskyella sp. J14-2 includes:
- a CDS encoding ArnT family glycosyltransferase, whose translation MIKLIEKYPIVSLLLFVVIMLGFTIDAIPVTIMEARNFISAREMLTDNNWILTTMNGEARYQKPPLPTWITAFFGMLFGIKSVLALRWPALLFMASIGISTYLISKQLKLTKSHSLINGFIVLSSFYVIGITVEAPWDIYAHGFMLMALFQLFIMLKHQKTNIINSLLFVLFIAGSVLSKGPVSLYVLFLSFVVAYGIAFRLKGNILHFLKLISLLIFGIVIGGWWYMHVRIADPETFAAIAVKETTNWSSYNVRPFYYYWSFFVQSGLWTVPAFISLLYPYLKSRVSHLKAYRFSFFWTLIAVILLSVIPEKKSRYLMPVLIPLAINIGFYIAYLIREFKNLKDKRETYPVYFHFGLIGLIGILFWMSEFFKDSFIFSDYAVRYFITSIVLISIGVFIIQNLKKKDIKTVFYLCLAMMVSIGFFALPLANSNVKDDNKPISELQDKAIDLYHLDYVAPEMIYNYGDKIPSIKAEEGYHIPIEKTFYLLTRTHQPDTIEVLSKLYKMEFIDTYDLNRASKDSRAYNERLVNQLYKLTLK comes from the coding sequence ATGATTAAGCTCATAGAAAAATACCCTATTGTTAGCCTTTTACTCTTTGTGGTAATTATGCTTGGCTTTACTATAGATGCAATTCCTGTGACGATAATGGAAGCTCGAAATTTTATTTCGGCAAGAGAAATGCTTACGGATAATAATTGGATTTTAACCACAATGAATGGGGAAGCACGCTACCAAAAACCACCTTTACCAACTTGGATAACGGCTTTTTTTGGTATGCTCTTCGGTATAAAATCTGTCCTTGCTTTACGTTGGCCAGCCCTTTTATTCATGGCAAGCATTGGTATTTCTACATATTTGATTTCAAAACAATTAAAACTTACCAAATCACATAGTCTTATCAATGGTTTTATTGTGTTGAGCTCATTCTATGTTATTGGTATTACCGTTGAAGCACCTTGGGATATTTACGCTCATGGTTTTATGCTTATGGCTTTATTCCAACTCTTTATTATGCTGAAGCATCAAAAAACAAACATTATAAATAGCCTTCTGTTTGTGTTGTTTATAGCTGGTTCTGTACTCTCTAAAGGTCCAGTTTCTTTATATGTGTTGTTTTTATCTTTTGTGGTTGCTTATGGTATAGCATTTAGATTAAAAGGGAATATTTTACACTTTTTAAAGCTTATTAGCCTTTTAATTTTTGGAATTGTCATTGGTGGCTGGTGGTACATGCATGTTCGTATTGCAGATCCTGAAACATTTGCAGCTATAGCAGTTAAGGAAACAACTAATTGGAGCAGCTATAATGTAAGACCCTTTTATTATTACTGGAGCTTTTTTGTACAGAGTGGATTGTGGACCGTTCCAGCATTTATAAGTTTATTATACCCTTATTTAAAGTCGCGCGTGTCTCATCTCAAAGCCTATCGTTTTAGTTTTTTCTGGACGCTTATTGCTGTGATTTTATTGTCTGTAATTCCTGAAAAAAAATCACGCTACCTCATGCCAGTTTTAATTCCTCTGGCTATTAATATTGGATTTTATATTGCGTATTTAATCAGAGAATTTAAAAACCTAAAGGATAAACGCGAAACCTATCCTGTGTACTTTCACTTTGGACTGATAGGATTAATTGGCATTTTGTTTTGGATGTCTGAATTCTTTAAAGATTCTTTTATTTTTAGTGATTATGCCGTTAGGTATTTTATCACTTCTATCGTACTTATTAGTATTGGTGTTTTCATCATTCAAAATTTAAAGAAAAAAGATATTAAAACGGTGTTCTATTTATGCTTAGCTATGATGGTTAGTATTGGATTTTTCGCTCTACCCTTAGCAAATTCAAATGTTAAAGATGACAACAAACCTATTTCAGAATTACAAGACAAGGCCATTGATTTATATCATTTAGACTATGTTGCTCCTGAAATGATTTATAATTATGGTGATAAAATTCCGAGTATTAAAGCAGAAGAAGGCTATCACATACCAATTGAAAAAACATTTTATTTATTAACAAGAACCCATCAACCAGATACGATTGAAGTCCTTTCAAAATTATATAAAATGGAATTTATAGATACGTATGACCTTAATCGTGCTTCCAAGGATTCTAGAGCCTATAATGAGCGATTAGTTAATCAGTTATACAAACTTACTCTAAAATAA
- a CDS encoding phosphatase PAP2 family protein, with protein sequence MLDKLLDLDTELFVYLNGLGSPTWDGMWLAITHEFTFAPLYALLLFLIYRKLGWKSLLVIIVVIALMILFTDQTTNLVKRTVLRFRPCACDEIKDSIRFIAERCSSNRSFFSGHASNSMAAAVFGGLVLRPYFKNLIFILLFWAFLVAYSRIYVGVHFPIDILAGMTFGALAGFGFYKLNTYILKRFN encoded by the coding sequence ATGCTAGACAAACTTTTAGACTTAGATACCGAACTTTTTGTATATCTCAATGGCCTAGGTTCACCTACTTGGGATGGCATGTGGCTGGCCATAACGCATGAGTTTACTTTTGCGCCTCTATATGCCTTACTACTGTTTTTAATCTATAGAAAACTGGGTTGGAAATCCTTGTTGGTAATCATAGTGGTCATTGCTTTAATGATATTATTTACAGATCAGACTACTAATTTGGTAAAACGTACAGTATTGCGATTTAGACCTTGTGCTTGCGATGAAATAAAGGATAGCATACGGTTTATAGCAGAACGATGCAGTAGCAACCGTAGTTTTTTCTCTGGTCATGCATCTAACTCCATGGCAGCAGCTGTTTTTGGTGGCTTAGTTTTGCGACCTTACTTTAAAAACCTCATATTTATTCTGTTGTTTTGGGCGTTTTTAGTGGCTTACAGTCGTATTTATGTTGGAGTGCACTTTCCGATAGATATTTTAGCAGGAATGACTTTTGGTGCTTTAGCTGGCTTTGGTTTTTATAAGCTGAATACCTATATCCTTAAGCGATTCAATTAA
- a CDS encoding NAD(P)H-dependent flavin oxidoreductase, whose translation MANRITELFNIEHPIVQAGMIWNSGWRLASAASNAGILGLIGAGSMYPDVLREHIQKCKAATDKPFGVNVPMLYPNIEEIMDIIVEEGVKIVFTSAGNPKTWTSWLQERGITVVHVVSSVKFALKAQDAGVDAVVAEGFEAGGHNGRDETTTLTLIPMVKEHLEIPLIAAGGIATGKAILACMVLGADGVQVGSRFVASEESSAHQAFKQVVVDAKEGDTQLTLKELAPVRLVKNKFYNEVQELYKTAPTPEQLKELLGRARAKRGMFEGDLDDGELEIGQIAGLIHDIKPVADIVNDMVKEFEEAKQNIIAL comes from the coding sequence ATGGCAAACAGAATCACAGAATTATTCAATATAGAACATCCAATCGTACAAGCAGGCATGATCTGGAACAGTGGTTGGCGACTCGCCTCAGCAGCAAGTAACGCAGGCATTTTAGGCTTAATAGGCGCAGGCTCAATGTATCCAGATGTGTTGCGCGAGCATATTCAAAAATGTAAAGCTGCAACCGACAAACCTTTTGGAGTGAATGTGCCGATGCTATATCCAAACATTGAAGAGATTATGGATATCATTGTTGAAGAAGGAGTAAAGATTGTATTCACCTCTGCCGGAAATCCGAAAACATGGACCAGTTGGTTACAAGAGCGAGGCATTACTGTGGTGCATGTAGTGAGTAGTGTAAAATTTGCGCTCAAAGCCCAAGACGCAGGTGTGGATGCTGTCGTGGCTGAAGGTTTTGAAGCAGGAGGACACAATGGTAGAGACGAAACCACAACGCTCACTTTAATCCCAATGGTAAAAGAACACTTAGAAATTCCATTAATTGCTGCAGGTGGTATTGCCACCGGAAAAGCCATATTAGCCTGTATGGTTTTGGGAGCTGATGGTGTACAGGTTGGTAGTCGTTTTGTGGCGAGTGAAGAATCCTCAGCGCATCAAGCTTTTAAACAAGTTGTGGTGGATGCTAAAGAAGGAGATACGCAATTGACCTTAAAAGAACTGGCACCAGTGCGTCTCGTTAAAAATAAATTTTACAACGAGGTACAAGAACTTTATAAAACCGCACCAACACCAGAGCAGCTTAAAGAACTACTAGGACGCGCCAGAGCCAAACGTGGTATGTTTGAAGGTGACTTGGATGATGGCGAACTCGAAATTGGACAAATCGCAGGTCTTATACACGACATTAAACCCGTTGCAGACATTGTAAACGACATGGTAAAAGAGTTTGAGGAAGCCAAACAAAATATTATAGCACTTTGA
- the mnmA gene encoding tRNA 2-thiouridine(34) synthase MnmA: MKRVIVGLSGGVDSSVAAYILKEQGYEVIGLFMKNWHDDSVTISDECPWLEDSNDAMLVADKLGIPFQTVDLSVQYKERIVDYMFNEYEKGRTPNPDVLCNREIKFDVFMDIAMDLGADYVATGHYCRKSTIEKDGKEIHQLLAGIDNNKDQSYFLCQLSQDQLAKALFPIGELTKPEVREIAKAQDLITAEKKDSQGLCFIGKVRLPDFLQQQLKPKEGVIVEVEDSLEVYNQKQPEFTSKENELAYLAKKPKYVLSDGKVVGKHQGAHYFTKGQRKGLAVGGTKEPLFVIETDVEENVIYTGQGKNHPGLLRNVLFVSNDELHWIREDLALNDGETMDVMARIRYRQPLEKAALHKVASGLYVEFENKQSAITEGQFVAWYNNDELLGSGVIS, translated from the coding sequence ATGAAAAGAGTAATAGTAGGACTTTCAGGTGGTGTAGATTCTAGCGTTGCAGCCTATATTTTAAAAGAGCAAGGCTACGAAGTTATTGGCTTGTTTATGAAAAACTGGCACGATGATTCTGTAACCATTTCAGATGAATGTCCTTGGCTAGAAGACAGCAACGATGCTATGCTGGTAGCCGATAAATTAGGCATTCCGTTTCAAACGGTAGATTTAAGCGTTCAGTACAAAGAGCGTATTGTAGACTACATGTTTAACGAATACGAAAAAGGACGCACACCCAATCCTGATGTGTTGTGTAATCGCGAAATTAAGTTCGATGTTTTTATGGACATTGCCATGGATCTTGGAGCAGATTACGTAGCTACTGGACATTATTGTCGTAAATCTACAATCGAAAAAGACGGAAAAGAAATTCATCAGCTTTTAGCCGGAATAGATAACAATAAAGACCAATCTTACTTTTTATGCCAGTTATCGCAAGATCAATTAGCAAAAGCGCTATTCCCAATTGGTGAATTAACCAAGCCAGAGGTTAGAGAGATTGCTAAGGCTCAAGATTTAATAACGGCTGAGAAAAAGGATTCTCAAGGCTTGTGTTTTATTGGTAAAGTAAGACTACCAGATTTTTTGCAACAACAATTAAAGCCAAAAGAAGGAGTTATTGTTGAGGTAGAAGATTCCCTTGAAGTTTATAACCAAAAGCAACCAGAGTTTACTTCAAAAGAAAATGAATTGGCATATTTAGCCAAAAAACCAAAGTATGTTTTATCTGATGGAAAAGTCGTTGGTAAGCATCAAGGTGCACATTATTTTACCAAAGGGCAACGCAAAGGCTTAGCCGTTGGAGGTACCAAAGAACCATTATTTGTCATTGAAACTGACGTTGAAGAAAACGTGATTTACACTGGTCAAGGAAAGAATCATCCTGGTTTACTTCGTAATGTGTTATTTGTGTCTAATGACGAATTGCACTGGATTCGGGAAGATTTAGCCCTAAACGATGGCGAAACTATGGATGTGATGGCAAGAATACGTTACAGACAACCTTTAGAAAAGGCAGCACTTCATAAAGTCGCTTCAGGATTGTACGTGGAATTCGAGAATAAACAATCTGCAATTACCGAAGGTCAGTTTGTGGCTTGGTACAACAATGATGAATTGTTAGGCTCTGGTGTGATTTCTTAA
- a CDS encoding HupE/UreJ family protein: MLLPLFGFAHGVTNADQELLRNGGLWAYIQVGATHMLTGYDHLLFLAGVVFYLSSFKDILKFITVFTIGHCITLIGATYSGITANEHLVDAVIALSVLYKGFENLGGFQKLKVPNLLLMVGLFGLIHGFGLSTRLQSFDIGEEQVLAKILCFNLGVEIGQVLALIPIVFIITQSRKRKQFPAFYKAVNWYLVLAGIALFIYQLFGYFNGYG, from the coding sequence GTGTTACTTCCACTTTTTGGATTTGCACATGGTGTTACAAACGCAGATCAAGAGCTTTTGCGCAATGGTGGTTTATGGGCTTATATTCAAGTAGGAGCAACGCATATGCTTACCGGTTACGATCACCTGCTTTTTTTGGCTGGTGTGGTATTCTATCTAAGCAGCTTTAAAGACATTCTAAAATTTATAACAGTATTTACAATTGGCCATTGTATCACTCTAATAGGTGCTACGTATTCTGGTATTACGGCAAATGAACACTTAGTAGATGCTGTTATTGCTTTAAGTGTTTTGTATAAGGGATTTGAAAACTTAGGTGGTTTTCAAAAACTAAAAGTACCAAACCTACTGCTTATGGTAGGTCTTTTTGGACTGATTCATGGTTTTGGCTTATCAACCCGATTACAATCTTTTGATATTGGAGAAGAACAGGTGTTGGCAAAAATTTTGTGTTTTAACTTAGGTGTAGAAATCGGTCAAGTATTAGCTTTAATACCTATTGTGTTTATCATTACACAGTCTCGAAAACGGAAACAGTTCCCAGCGTTTTATAAAGCTGTCAATTGGTACTTGGTTTTGGCAGGAATAGCGCTGTTTATATACCAACTTTTTGGTTATTTTAATGGGTATGGGTAA
- a CDS encoding toxin-antitoxin system YwqK family antitoxin: MIKQKVYFTLFFTIILTVALAQKPVNQFDENGKRHGIWTKNYHKTDQKRYEGQFVHGKEVDTFKYYTLSKGKSVLSATKVFNLKDSLSDVKFFTSKGKVISEGKMNGKRYIGQWVFYHKDSSAKMIVEHYNDEGKLEGVRTVYYKNGLVAEETNYKDGKLEGESKWFSENKMLLRQSVYINGELNGKTINYDSDGNKTSEGNYTDDKKSGIWFYYESGKLKKEIDHTNNKVIKKY; this comes from the coding sequence ATGATTAAACAAAAAGTTTATTTCACCCTTTTTTTTACAATAATTTTAACAGTAGCACTGGCTCAAAAGCCAGTAAATCAATTTGATGAGAACGGCAAACGTCATGGTATATGGACAAAGAACTACCACAAGACCGATCAAAAACGCTACGAAGGCCAATTTGTACATGGTAAAGAGGTGGATACTTTTAAATACTACACACTTTCTAAAGGTAAAAGTGTATTAAGTGCCACCAAAGTCTTTAATTTAAAAGATAGTTTATCTGATGTAAAGTTCTTCACCTCTAAAGGGAAAGTCATAAGCGAAGGCAAAATGAACGGTAAACGTTACATTGGTCAGTGGGTGTTTTATCATAAAGATTCTTCCGCAAAAATGATTGTAGAGCATTACAACGATGAAGGCAAGCTGGAAGGCGTTAGAACGGTCTATTATAAAAATGGACTAGTAGCCGAAGAAACAAATTACAAAGATGGAAAATTAGAAGGAGAATCTAAATGGTTTTCAGAAAATAAAATGCTGCTTCGCCAATCCGTTTATATAAATGGTGAATTAAATGGTAAGACCATTAACTACGATTCCGATGGTAATAAAACTTCTGAAGGCAATTACACTGACGATAAAAAGTCTGGTATTTGGTTTTATTATGAATCTGGAAAGCTCAAAAAAGAAATTGACCATACCAACAACAAGGTCATTAAAAAATACTAA
- a CDS encoding MATE family efflux transporter, whose translation MVLSNYTKEFQYNLKLASPVMLGMLGHTFVSFVDNVMVGQLGSAELAAVSLGNSFIFIAMSLGIGFSTAITPLVAEADTEQNFVKGKSAFKHGFFLCTVLGVLLFLVTLLSKPLMYVMDQPAEVVELAIPYLDLVAFSLVPLIVFQAFKQFSDGMSLTKYPMYATLVANILNVAINYVLIFGKFGFPQMGIVGAAVGTLVSRFTMLFFLWWLLAKRHRSRAYVTNIKFFKLSKQPLKKLTNLGLPSAMQMFFEVAIFTAAIWLSGLLGKNAQAANQIALNLSSMTFMVAMGLSVAAMVRVGNQKGLKDYKNLKRIAESIFFVGFIFAVIFALLFVIFHKALPELYVDLDDPANAMDTAEVVKIAATLLLASAVFQISDSLQVIALGALRGLQDVKIPTIITFISYWVIGFPISYYLGKEDAYGSLGIWLGLLAGLSAAALLLFIRFNFLTKKLISQQAK comes from the coding sequence ATGGTTTTAAGCAACTACACTAAAGAATTTCAATACAACCTAAAACTGGCATCACCAGTAATGTTAGGCATGCTTGGGCATACCTTTGTGAGCTTTGTAGATAATGTGATGGTTGGGCAATTGGGCTCGGCTGAGTTGGCAGCTGTGTCTTTGGGTAATAGCTTTATTTTTATTGCCATGTCTTTGGGTATTGGCTTTTCTACAGCCATAACACCTTTGGTAGCAGAGGCAGATACAGAGCAAAACTTCGTGAAAGGGAAATCGGCTTTTAAGCATGGGTTTTTCTTATGTACGGTACTGGGTGTTTTGTTGTTTTTAGTCACTTTACTGTCCAAGCCCTTAATGTATGTTATGGATCAGCCAGCAGAAGTGGTAGAACTCGCTATTCCGTATTTAGATTTGGTAGCTTTTTCTTTGGTGCCGCTTATCGTGTTTCAGGCATTTAAGCAGTTTAGCGACGGCATGTCCTTAACCAAATACCCTATGTATGCTACGTTGGTGGCTAATATTCTCAACGTCGCTATTAACTACGTGCTTATTTTTGGAAAATTTGGGTTTCCGCAAATGGGTATTGTTGGTGCTGCTGTTGGTACTTTAGTATCGCGTTTTACGATGTTGTTTTTCTTGTGGTGGCTGTTGGCAAAACGTCACAGATCTAGAGCGTATGTGACCAATATAAAATTCTTTAAACTCAGTAAACAACCTCTAAAAAAGCTCACCAACTTAGGGTTGCCTAGTGCGATGCAGATGTTTTTTGAGGTGGCTATTTTTACAGCAGCAATTTGGCTCAGTGGATTGTTGGGTAAAAATGCACAGGCTGCCAACCAGATTGCACTTAACTTATCATCCATGACTTTTATGGTGGCTATGGGCTTGAGTGTTGCCGCTATGGTGCGTGTTGGTAATCAAAAAGGATTAAAGGATTACAAAAACCTAAAACGTATTGCAGAATCTATCTTTTTTGTTGGGTTTATATTCGCTGTCATTTTCGCGTTGTTGTTTGTGATTTTTCATAAAGCGTTACCGGAGTTGTATGTGGATTTAGACGATCCAGCCAATGCCATGGACACCGCTGAGGTGGTTAAAATCGCAGCGACTTTATTATTGGCTTCGGCAGTGTTTCAGATTAGTGATAGTCTGCAAGTTATTGCACTTGGAGCACTTCGTGGTTTGCAAGACGTTAAGATTCCTACCATCATTACTTTTATTTCGTATTGGGTGATTGGGTTTCCGATTAGTTACTATTTAGGCAAAGAAGACGCCTATGGCAGTTTGGGAATTTGGTTGGGCTTATTAGCTGGCTTAAGTGCTGCGGCTTTATTGCTCTTTATTCGTTTTAATTTTTTGACGAAGAAGTTGATTTCGCAACAAGCTAAATAA
- a CDS encoding fasciclin domain-containing protein: MKIISKTFKLLTVFLLVLGVTGCSDDDDNNGPGVQTTTVVDVALANGLTSLAAALEATDLVTTLQGTGPFTVFAPDNDAFTTLLTNTGLDLDNLSTAEEALVRNILLNHVIVGQNLSSTDLVNAGSGYTNVAATGPNGENLSLYFNTSNGVVINGQSTVSNADLTATNGTVHVVNTVIDLPTIATFATSNPALSVLVDALAYADTGTPTVPYINTVSDPDAGPFTVFAPTNDAFLDPTNGILAELGLSGFGEGMGELNAATTDSVLLYHIVAANVQSDQLTTGTVSTLGGDITADTSNFTLTDANNRVSNIVTSLVDIQAMNGVVHVIDRVILFPLP; this comes from the coding sequence ATGAAAATTATTTCAAAAACTTTCAAATTACTGACAGTATTTCTATTGGTTTTAGGTGTAACTGGATGTAGTGACGACGATGACAACAATGGACCAGGTGTGCAAACAACTACTGTTGTTGATGTGGCATTAGCAAATGGTTTAACTTCATTGGCTGCTGCTTTAGAAGCCACAGACCTAGTAACAACGTTGCAAGGCACTGGACCTTTTACAGTGTTTGCACCAGACAACGACGCCTTTACAACACTTTTAACCAATACTGGATTAGATTTAGATAATTTGTCTACTGCTGAAGAAGCTTTAGTAAGAAACATCTTATTAAATCATGTTATCGTAGGACAAAATTTATCTTCAACAGATCTTGTTAATGCAGGTTCGGGTTACACTAATGTGGCCGCAACAGGGCCTAACGGTGAAAATTTAAGTTTGTATTTTAACACTTCTAATGGTGTTGTTATAAACGGACAATCAACCGTTAGTAACGCTGACCTAACGGCTACGAACGGAACAGTCCATGTAGTAAATACAGTAATTGATTTACCAACCATTGCAACATTTGCAACATCTAATCCAGCGCTATCTGTATTGGTTGATGCCCTTGCATACGCAGATACAGGAACACCTACAGTACCGTATATTAATACAGTTTCTGATCCTGATGCAGGACCTTTTACAGTATTTGCACCAACAAACGATGCCTTTTTAGATCCCACAAATGGTATACTAGCAGAGTTAGGTTTATCTGGTTTTGGTGAAGGTATGGGCGAGTTAAACGCTGCTACCACTGATTCGGTATTATTATACCACATCGTAGCCGCCAACGTTCAGTCAGATCAGCTTACTACTGGCACGGTGTCTACTTTAGGAGGTGATATTACTGCAGATACCAGTAATTTTACGTTAACAGACGCTAACAATCGTGTAAGTAATATTGTAACCTCATTGGTTGATATACAAGCCATGAATGGTGTCGTGCATGTGATTGATAGAGTGATTTTATTTCCATTACCATAG
- a CDS encoding DUF4198 domain-containing protein, with the protein MKLKKRKITASITNKLLKPFYFLAALVLFCSHDLYIKLETYFLEPNQEAVLNLYNGTFEKSDNTIARDRMLDASIVSHGNRVAINPEQWQDQDSTITKLTFNTGDAGTYVAGVSTKARNIELTAEKFNKYLKSDGVLDMLKQRTADSLLDQDVVENYQKHVKAIYQVGDVKTDDWKTVLGYPIEFVPMANPYEKHTGEQLDVQLLLDGKPLANQLIFADAVKGAHAHSHDENTHKHSHEDKTHSHEHSHDDGDHSHEHSSSTSEAHSHEHKHKGEVHSHKHGHDTNEHKHSHNAEEEKPHSHTSGQQLRTNDKGIVTVDLPEDGIYYLRTIHMTRVADSDELTHRSKWATLTFEVSHAHNADTHTHNHDRDHEDGIPIWMFILGSVAFIGVLFFIFRKKDS; encoded by the coding sequence ATGAAACTTAAAAAAAGAAAAATAACAGCATCAATAACTAATAAACTTTTAAAGCCTTTTTATTTTTTGGCTGCGCTTGTGTTATTCTGCAGTCACGATTTGTATATAAAATTAGAAACCTATTTTTTAGAGCCTAATCAAGAAGCGGTTTTAAACCTTTACAACGGTACTTTTGAGAAAAGTGATAATACCATTGCTCGCGATCGAATGTTGGATGCGTCTATAGTTTCGCATGGAAATCGAGTAGCTATTAATCCTGAGCAATGGCAAGACCAAGATAGTACGATTACAAAATTAACCTTTAATACAGGTGATGCAGGAACTTATGTAGCAGGTGTTTCTACTAAAGCCAGAAATATTGAACTTACCGCAGAGAAATTCAATAAATATCTTAAAAGCGATGGTGTTTTGGATATGCTCAAACAACGTACTGCAGATAGCTTGTTAGACCAAGATGTGGTTGAGAATTACCAAAAGCACGTTAAGGCTATTTATCAAGTCGGTGATGTAAAGACTGATGATTGGAAAACAGTTTTGGGGTATCCTATTGAGTTTGTTCCCATGGCAAATCCTTATGAGAAACATACTGGTGAGCAACTCGATGTTCAATTGCTGTTGGATGGCAAACCTTTAGCCAATCAACTTATTTTTGCAGATGCCGTTAAAGGTGCTCACGCGCATTCTCACGATGAAAATACTCACAAACATAGTCATGAGGATAAAACCCATTCACATGAACACTCTCATGATGATGGCGACCACAGCCACGAGCATAGTTCTAGTACAAGTGAAGCCCACAGTCATGAGCATAAACACAAAGGTGAAGTTCATTCGCACAAACATGGACATGATACTAATGAACATAAGCATTCGCATAATGCCGAAGAAGAAAAGCCACATTCCCATACCAGTGGACAGCAATTACGCACTAATGATAAAGGTATTGTTACCGTAGATTTACCAGAAGATGGGATTTACTACCTTAGAACTATTCATATGACTAGAGTTGCAGACAGCGATGAATTAACACATCGGTCTAAATGGGCAACTTTAACTTTTGAGGTAAGCCATGCCCATAATGCTGATACACATACACACAACCATGACCGCGATCATGAAGACGGCATCCCAATTTGGATGTTCATTTTAGGCAGTGTAGCGTTCATTGGTGTGTTATTCTTCATCTTTAGAAAAAAAGACAGCTAA